From the genome of Oscillatoria sp. FACHB-1407, one region includes:
- a CDS encoding DMT family transporter: MQLQSQKDFTQSPIFLIAPFFFLGTAMVVMKFVIPNTTPLFLAAFRLLPAGVLILLVAAVLKLPQPKTWQAWLWISIFALVDGAMFQGFLTEGLVNTGAGLGAVLIDAQPLVVALLSRFLFSELIGLWGWLGLAIGMAGICLCGLPADWIYGLLHNIGISLPFATQTVLQAGEQVIESQPIVASGFNWQNLLNSGEFLMLLAALAMSFGTIIVRYVKQHADPIVATGWHMILGGVPLMVLSFLQENNQITHLDSGSWLGLGYATIFGTAITYGIFFYLAAVGNITSVSALIFLTPVFALLFSGFLLGEQLTELQWIGVVFTLISVYLVNQREQIARMVAGKSSGMVSEMNVSEPEA; the protein is encoded by the coding sequence ATGCAACTCCAGTCGCAGAAGGACTTCACCCAATCTCCGATCTTTCTCATTGCTCCGTTTTTCTTCCTGGGAACAGCAATGGTGGTGATGAAGTTCGTCATCCCCAACACCACACCCCTGTTTTTGGCAGCGTTTCGGTTGCTCCCGGCAGGTGTCTTGATTTTGCTCGTCGCTGCCGTATTAAAGCTGCCACAGCCCAAAACCTGGCAGGCTTGGCTCTGGATCAGCATCTTTGCCCTGGTTGATGGAGCGATGTTCCAGGGCTTTTTAACCGAAGGGTTGGTTAACACCGGGGCAGGGTTGGGAGCCGTGCTGATTGATGCTCAACCGCTGGTCGTCGCCTTATTGTCACGGTTTTTGTTTAGTGAACTGATTGGATTGTGGGGTTGGTTAGGGTTGGCGATCGGCATGGCGGGGATCTGCCTCTGTGGTTTACCTGCCGATTGGATCTACGGTCTTCTACACAACATTGGCATCTCCCTACCGTTTGCGACACAGACCGTTTTACAAGCAGGAGAACAGGTGATTGAATCTCAACCGATTGTGGCATCGGGCTTCAATTGGCAAAACCTGCTCAACAGTGGTGAGTTTTTGATGCTATTAGCCGCTTTAGCAATGTCGTTTGGCACAATAATTGTGCGTTATGTCAAACAACACGCTGACCCAATCGTTGCTACCGGATGGCACATGATTTTGGGGGGTGTTCCACTGATGGTTCTGTCGTTTTTACAGGAGAACAACCAGATCACCCATTTAGACTCTGGATCATGGTTGGGGTTAGGCTACGCGACTATCTTTGGTACAGCCATTACCTACGGCATATTCTTCTATCTGGCGGCTGTTGGTAACATCACAAGTGTTAGTGCCCTGATTTTTCTCACACCCGTTTTTGCGTTGCTCTTTAGTGGGTTTTTGTTGGGTGAACAGTTGACTGAACTGCAATGGATTGGAGTCGTGTTTACGTTGATTAGTGTCTATTTGGTGAATCAACGAGAGCAAATTGCCAGGATGGTTGCAGGCAAATCTTCAGGTATGGTAAGTGAGATGAACGTATCAGAGCCGGAAGCTTAA
- a CDS encoding ABA4-like family protein, which produces MTLDLLFDGANIFVLPFWALMILLPNWGVTRKVMESYLPFVALAGLYAYLFVNSVDPETAQSFSNPTLSDLARLFADERVTATGWIHFLVADLFVGRWIYWEGQKTGVWTAHSLILCLFAGPLGLLSHITTQAVTKRFFARETKTVEQATDAA; this is translated from the coding sequence ATGACGCTCGATCTCCTCTTTGACGGTGCCAATATTTTTGTCTTACCCTTTTGGGCACTGATGATTCTGTTACCGAATTGGGGCGTGACTCGCAAAGTGATGGAGTCTTATCTACCCTTTGTGGCATTAGCGGGATTGTATGCCTACCTGTTTGTCAACAGTGTTGATCCAGAAACCGCACAGTCTTTCTCAAATCCCACACTGTCCGACTTAGCCCGCTTGTTTGCCGATGAACGAGTCACGGCAACGGGTTGGATTCACTTTCTGGTAGCGGATTTGTTTGTGGGCCGCTGGATCTATTGGGAAGGTCAAAAAACAGGTGTGTGGACAGCTCACTCATTGATTTTGTGTTTGTTTGCAGGGCCGTTGGGCTTGCTGTCTCACATCACAACACAAGCCGTGACAAAACGCTTTTTTGCGAGAGAGACAAAAACCGTAGAACAAGCCACTGATGCGGCGTGA
- a CDS encoding sulfite exporter TauE/SafE family protein, giving the protein MLDIDATVIAVVAIIGLATFVRAAIGFGDALIAMGLVSGLIGLQTATPLIALVGTAISIGVLVLQWGKFQIRAILPLIIATLLGIPFGLGLLTLVPEQIAIIVLGIVLVSYGAYGLLGLQLPVITSDRPAGLFGFVAGILGGAYNTSGLVIAIYGTLKRWQPEEFQLTLQGYFFCTNFLILAGHGLSGLWTAEVLWLFGVSLPVIGLAIWLGNITNRRIKRELFAKVVFGFLVVIGLILLINNALQ; this is encoded by the coding sequence ATGCTTGATATAGATGCAACCGTGATAGCCGTCGTTGCTATTATTGGACTGGCAACCTTTGTACGAGCGGCGATCGGGTTTGGCGATGCCTTGATTGCTATGGGATTAGTCAGCGGTCTGATCGGATTGCAAACAGCCACCCCACTCATAGCTCTCGTTGGTACGGCTATTTCCATTGGTGTTTTGGTGCTGCAATGGGGCAAATTCCAAATCAGAGCAATACTGCCACTCATTATTGCAACGCTGCTTGGTATCCCGTTCGGTTTAGGGCTGTTGACACTGGTGCCTGAGCAAATAGCCATTATTGTATTGGGAATCGTGTTGGTGAGTTATGGTGCCTATGGGTTGCTAGGCTTACAGTTGCCTGTCATTACGAGCGATCGCCCAGCCGGATTATTTGGGTTTGTCGCAGGTATCTTAGGAGGTGCATATAACACCAGTGGTTTAGTGATCGCGATCTATGGCACGTTGAAGCGGTGGCAACCCGAAGAGTTTCAATTGACATTGCAAGGCTATTTCTTTTGCACAAACTTCCTGATTCTGGCGGGACACGGTCTTTCAGGGCTATGGACGGCTGAAGTTTTGTGGCTATTTGGAGTGTCGCTGCCTGTTATCGGATTAGCCATTTGGCTAGGAAATATCACTAATCGCCGGATTAAGCGAGAACTTTTTGCCAAGGTGGTATTCGGTTTCTTGGTCGTGATTGGCTTGATACTGTTAATTAACAATGCCCTACAGTGA
- the fdhD gene encoding formate dehydrogenase accessory sulfurtransferase FdhD — protein sequence MKSSKTKTTVWVVEQGQGKSRLDQLATEEPLEIRFVEPQRTVAVTMRTPGADFELAAGFLYSEGIVQHHDDIQRLSYCVDPQVDGEQRYNIVNVALRHGFLPDLQPLERHFYTTSACGICGKASLEALQLRGYTALSDGIQIDAAVIYNLPERLRSHQAVFSSTGGLHAAALFDLQGNLLALKEDVGRHNALDKLIGSAFLSNELPWRDRIVMVSGRSSFELVQKCLAAGAPILCAVSAPSSLAVALAQEFNITLIGFLRGDRFNIYSGKQRIRVLL from the coding sequence ATGAAATCCAGCAAAACAAAAACAACGGTTTGGGTGGTGGAGCAAGGTCAGGGAAAGTCGCGCCTTGATCAGCTTGCCACCGAGGAACCGCTTGAGATCCGCTTTGTTGAGCCGCAGCGTACGGTTGCTGTTACCATGCGAACTCCGGGAGCCGATTTTGAACTGGCAGCAGGGTTCCTCTACAGCGAGGGCATTGTGCAACACCACGACGATATTCAACGGTTGAGTTACTGCGTCGATCCCCAAGTAGATGGCGAGCAACGCTACAACATTGTGAATGTAGCTCTGCGGCATGGATTTCTGCCGGATTTACAACCATTAGAACGGCACTTTTACACCACGAGTGCGTGTGGGATTTGTGGCAAAGCCAGCCTCGAAGCATTGCAACTGCGGGGATACACGGCTTTATCAGATGGCATACAAATCGATGCAGCGGTTATTTATAACTTGCCAGAACGATTGCGATCGCATCAAGCTGTTTTTAGCAGCACTGGAGGTTTACACGCTGCTGCATTATTTGATCTTCAAGGCAATTTGCTAGCTCTTAAGGAAGACGTGGGGCGACACAATGCCCTCGACAAGCTCATTGGCTCTGCGTTTTTGAGTAACGAGTTACCGTGGCGCGATCGCATTGTTATGGTAAGTGGGCGATCGAGTTTTGAGTTAGTGCAAAAATGTCTCGCGGCAGGAGCACCCATTCTCTGTGCGGTTTCTGCTCCGAGTAGTTTAGCCGTTGCGCTTGCTCAAGAATTTAACATCACATTAATTGGGTTTTTACGAGGCGATCGCTTCAACATTTACAGTGGCAAACAACGCATTCGAGTGTTGCTGTAA
- a CDS encoding amino acid ABC transporter ATP-binding protein: MNTDISTPAIAFEQIEKNFGSLQVLKGISGHVNTGEVVAIIGPSGCGKSTLLRCFNRLETINGGHLVVNGIDLSNPNLSMKQLRQLRADVGMVFQQFNLFPHMTVIDNLTLAPCKVLGQSEKESRRLARTYLEKVGLLDKAEVYPEQLSGGQKQRVAIARALCMRPKIMLFDEPTSALDPELVGEVLEVMQQLAEEGMTMVIVTHEMQFAREVANRVLFLNQGVVEEEGSARQLLTYPKSDRLKTFLSRMNFVKV, translated from the coding sequence ATGAATACCGATATATCCACACCCGCGATCGCATTTGAACAGATTGAGAAAAATTTTGGATCACTTCAGGTTTTAAAAGGCATCAGTGGTCATGTCAATACTGGGGAAGTTGTGGCGATTATTGGACCCTCCGGATGCGGCAAGAGTACACTGCTGCGGTGTTTTAACCGCTTAGAAACCATTAATGGGGGACATCTAGTTGTTAATGGCATTGATTTGTCAAACCCCAACCTCTCGATGAAGCAGTTGCGCCAATTGCGCGCAGACGTGGGCATGGTGTTTCAGCAGTTCAACCTGTTTCCCCATATGACCGTGATTGATAACCTCACCCTCGCGCCCTGTAAGGTGTTGGGTCAATCGGAAAAAGAGAGCCGACGGCTTGCCCGTACCTACCTGGAAAAAGTAGGCTTACTCGACAAAGCGGAGGTTTATCCCGAACAGTTATCCGGTGGGCAGAAACAACGGGTGGCGATCGCCCGTGCGCTATGTATGCGCCCTAAAATCATGTTATTTGATGAGCCGACCAGTGCCCTTGATCCAGAACTTGTAGGCGAAGTGCTGGAGGTAATGCAGCAACTCGCCGAAGAGGGCATGACGATGGTGATTGTGACCCACGAAATGCAGTTTGCCCGTGAAGTCGCTAACCGTGTGCTGTTTCTCAATCAGGGCGTGGTTGAAGAAGAGGGTTCAGCACGACAATTGCTCACTTATCCCAAGAGCGATCGCCTCAAAACCTTCCTCAGTCGCATGAATTTTGTCAAAGTATAG
- a CDS encoding basic amino acid ABC transporter substrate-binding protein gives MVTFAACGSSTPESGTTEGASPAADAAPLKVALDPTFPPFQSQVGEGNFEGFDIDLINAVAEAAGFTMELQGLPFDGIIPALQAGTVDATISTMTITSERAEAVDFSRPYFKAGLAIAVQESNTDITSFENLSGKRVAAQIGTTGAEKAAEAGPTEVRTFDNTPLALQELANGNVDAAVSDAPVIRYAIKSGNVQGIKVVGDLLTEEFYGIATPKGSPNLERINAGLTTILGNGKYQEIYQKWFDGEPPELPEAAPL, from the coding sequence GTGGTGACATTTGCGGCGTGTGGGTCGTCTACACCCGAAAGTGGAACAACGGAGGGTGCTAGCCCTGCTGCTGACGCTGCTCCACTCAAAGTTGCCCTCGATCCAACCTTTCCTCCCTTTCAATCTCAGGTGGGCGAGGGTAATTTTGAAGGATTTGATATTGATTTGATTAATGCTGTCGCCGAAGCAGCAGGCTTCACGATGGAGTTGCAAGGCTTGCCGTTTGATGGCATTATTCCTGCTTTGCAAGCAGGCACCGTAGATGCCACCATCAGCACCATGACGATTACCTCAGAACGGGCTGAAGCCGTTGACTTTTCACGCCCTTACTTCAAGGCAGGTTTGGCGATCGCTGTTCAAGAAAGCAATACCGATATCACCTCATTTGAAAACCTGTCTGGAAAGCGGGTTGCTGCTCAAATTGGAACAACGGGTGCTGAAAAAGCCGCAGAAGCTGGTCCCACTGAAGTTCGCACCTTCGATAACACGCCGTTAGCGTTGCAAGAGTTGGCGAATGGAAACGTAGATGCGGCAGTGAGCGATGCACCTGTGATTCGCTATGCCATCAAATCAGGAAATGTCCAGGGCATCAAAGTTGTGGGTGATTTACTGACTGAAGAGTTTTATGGCATCGCTACTCCCAAAGGCTCGCCCAATTTGGAAAGAATCAATGCGGGCTTGACCACCATTTTAGGTAACGGTAAGTACCAGGAGATTTACCAGAAATGGTTTGATGGAGAACCCCCTGAATTGCCAGAGGCTGCACCTCTTTAA
- a CDS encoding amino acid ABC transporter permease → MLRAIEIIWEALPSLLLGALVTLQLTAVSIFVGMILGSLVGIIRLSPTKPLRLLARAYIDFFRGTPLLVQIFMIYFGIPPLLRAIGLTLPLNQWTAAIVALSLNSGAYIAEIVRAGIQSIEMGQREAAQSLGLGPVETMQYVIFPQAFRRMIPPLGNEFISMLKDTSLVAVIGFEELFRKGQLSVAQNFSPFQIYSAVAFVYLALTLLSSQFFGLLEQWMNPVERSKRRAVSPVISPET, encoded by the coding sequence GTGTTGCGAGCCATTGAAATTATCTGGGAGGCACTGCCGAGTCTCTTGTTAGGTGCTCTTGTCACTTTACAACTTACGGCAGTCTCGATTTTTGTAGGTATGATTTTGGGGTCGCTGGTTGGCATTATTCGCCTATCCCCCACAAAGCCTTTAAGACTACTGGCAAGAGCGTATATTGATTTCTTTCGGGGCACGCCCTTGCTTGTGCAAATTTTTATGATTTACTTTGGTATACCTCCGTTATTGAGAGCCATAGGATTAACCTTGCCACTCAATCAGTGGACAGCGGCGATCGTCGCCTTGAGTTTGAATAGTGGGGCTTACATTGCCGAGATTGTGCGGGCAGGCATCCAATCGATTGAAATGGGACAGCGGGAAGCGGCTCAATCGCTAGGGTTGGGTCCAGTGGAAACGATGCAGTATGTAATTTTTCCACAGGCATTTCGTCGCATGATTCCGCCGCTTGGCAACGAGTTCATCAGCATGTTGAAGGATACAAGTCTTGTAGCGGTGATTGGCTTTGAGGAACTTTTCCGAAAAGGGCAACTGTCTGTTGCGCAAAACTTTAGCCCGTTTCAGATCTACTCAGCCGTAGCGTTTGTTTATCTGGCATTAACGCTGCTCTCGTCACAGTTTTTTGGTCTGTTAGAGCAATGGATGAATCCGGTGGAACGCTCAAAGCGACGAGCAGTTTCCCCAGTCATTTCCCCAGAAACATAA
- the atpC gene encoding ATP synthase F1 subunit epsilon, giving the protein MPLTVRVIAPDKTVWDSSAEEVILPSTTGQLGILSGHAPLLTALDAGVMRVRASRDWVAIALMGGFAEVENDEVTILVNGAERADSIDRDAARAAYNEAEARLNRANSSDNRQEKIQATQALKRARARLQAVGGI; this is encoded by the coding sequence ATGCCATTAACTGTCCGTGTTATTGCTCCAGATAAAACCGTCTGGGACTCCTCCGCAGAGGAGGTCATTTTGCCTAGCACGACTGGGCAACTTGGTATTTTGTCGGGTCACGCTCCGTTGTTGACTGCTTTGGATGCAGGTGTGATGCGCGTTCGGGCGAGCCGCGATTGGGTGGCGATCGCTCTGATGGGTGGTTTTGCTGAAGTTGAAAACGATGAAGTCACGATTTTGGTGAACGGCGCAGAGCGAGCGGACTCGATCGATCGGGATGCGGCTCGTGCGGCTTACAACGAAGCGGAAGCTCGTCTCAACAGAGCTAACAGCAGTGACAATCGTCAGGAAAAAATTCAAGCGACTCAAGCTCTAAAGCGTGCTCGTGCTCGCTTGCAAGCCGTCGGCGGAATTTAG
- the atpD gene encoding F0F1 ATP synthase subunit beta: MVTTAEKTNVGFITQVIGPVVDARFPSGQLPRIYNALKVTGTNAAGQEVSVTCEVQQLLGDNQVRAVSMSSTDGLVRGMEVFDTGAPISVPVGPVTLGRIFNVVGEPVDEKGPVDMTDTLPIHRPAPKLTELETKPTVFETGIKVIDLLTPYRRGGKIGLFGGAGVGKTVIMMELINNIAINHGGVSVFGGVGERTREGNDLYNEMIESKVINEEDPSQSKIALVYGQMNEPPGARMRVGLSALTMAEYFRDVNKQDVLLFIDNIFRFVQAGSEVSALLGRMPSAVGYQPTLGTDVGDLQERITSTTEGSITSVQAVYVPADDLTDPAPATTFAHLDGTTVLSRGLASKGIYPAVDPLGSTSTMLQPSIVGEEHYSVARQIQATLQRYKELQDIIAILGLDELSEDDRIVVARARKIERFLSQPFFVAEVFTGSPGKYVTLEESIKGFKMILSGELDDLPEQAFYLVGNIEEAIAKAEKLKG; encoded by the coding sequence ATGGTCACTACAGCAGAGAAAACAAACGTCGGCTTCATTACACAGGTCATTGGTCCCGTTGTAGATGCTAGATTTCCTAGTGGTCAGTTGCCACGTATCTACAACGCTCTCAAAGTTACAGGTACAAACGCCGCTGGGCAAGAAGTTTCTGTGACTTGCGAAGTGCAGCAACTGTTAGGGGATAACCAGGTTCGGGCTGTCTCCATGAGTTCTACCGATGGTCTGGTGCGCGGGATGGAAGTCTTTGATACAGGCGCACCCATCAGCGTTCCGGTTGGTCCTGTTACGCTGGGTCGCATCTTCAACGTCGTCGGTGAGCCCGTCGATGAAAAAGGTCCAGTGGATATGACGGACACTTTGCCAATTCACCGTCCTGCTCCTAAGCTGACTGAACTGGAAACAAAACCCACGGTGTTTGAAACGGGGATTAAGGTGATTGACCTGCTGACTCCCTATCGTCGTGGCGGCAAAATTGGATTATTTGGCGGTGCCGGAGTCGGCAAAACCGTCATCATGATGGAGTTGATCAACAACATCGCCATCAACCACGGGGGTGTATCGGTCTTTGGCGGTGTGGGCGAGCGCACCCGCGAAGGAAACGACCTCTACAACGAAATGATCGAATCCAAGGTGATCAACGAAGAAGACCCCAGCCAATCTAAGATTGCGCTGGTCTACGGTCAGATGAACGAGCCACCTGGAGCGAGAATGCGCGTGGGTCTGTCGGCTCTGACGATGGCAGAATACTTCCGCGATGTGAACAAGCAGGACGTGTTGCTATTTATCGACAACATCTTCCGGTTCGTTCAAGCGGGTTCTGAAGTATCTGCGTTGTTGGGACGGATGCCCTCTGCGGTAGGATATCAGCCCACTCTGGGTACAGACGTGGGTGATTTGCAAGAGCGGATTACCTCCACGACAGAGGGTTCAATCACTTCGGTACAAGCGGTTTATGTCCCTGCGGACGACTTGACTGACCCTGCTCCTGCAACCACCTTTGCTCACCTCGATGGAACCACTGTATTGTCTCGGGGTTTAGCATCGAAAGGGATTTATCCAGCGGTTGATCCTCTGGGTTCTACCTCTACCATGTTGCAGCCTTCCATTGTGGGTGAAGAGCACTACAGCGTAGCGCGTCAGATTCAGGCAACGCTACAGCGTTATAAGGAACTGCAAGACATCATCGCCATTCTGGGTCTGGATGAATTGTCGGAAGATGACCGGATCGTGGTAGCTCGTGCTCGCAAGATTGAGCGTTTCCTCTCACAACCCTTCTTTGTGGCGGAAGTATTCACGGGTTCTCCTGGTAAATACGTCACGCTGGAAGAGTCGATCAAAGGCTTCAAGATGATCCTGTCTGGTGAGTTGGATGATCTGCCAGAGCAGGCATTCTACCTCGTGGGCAACATTGAAGAAGCGATCGCCAAGGCTGAGAAACTCAAGGGTTAA
- a CDS encoding DVUA0089 family protein has translation MNTLRLKASLLLLAGTVFWHLPFETSAQAAVFYENSVGEAGAIPLTAMDVTSELGNIRLDSIIGSINQRADLYKIYIAWDELFLATTANQKLTLYPDTQLFLFDENGYGLFANDDTSPDDWGRYNPNTNRSTIRVDPRIGSGVLTAGVYYLGIAGYDVDPISEQGYIFPNGRRELYGPEDAVRSPLTNWQIRRNVDSRLLPYTITLKGARFISRVSPTPAPTPTPPPPSLPTPTPTPTPTPIPTSSSTPAPSSSEPSPSPSVTPSPSSPIPSPTSSPIPSPTPDPISSPTPDPDPVSVPEPSAIVGLLTLLTLGFGFFRKQT, from the coding sequence ATGAACACTCTTCGATTAAAAGCCTCTTTACTCCTCCTGGCGGGTACAGTCTTCTGGCATCTACCGTTTGAAACATCGGCTCAGGCGGCTGTCTTCTATGAAAATAGTGTTGGGGAGGCAGGTGCCATCCCCCTCACAGCAATGGATGTTACTTCTGAGTTAGGAAATATTCGGCTGGATAGCATTATTGGCAGTATCAATCAGCGGGCAGATCTGTACAAGATTTATATCGCCTGGGATGAGCTATTTCTGGCGACAACTGCCAATCAAAAATTGACGCTGTATCCAGACACCCAGCTATTTCTCTTTGACGAAAATGGCTACGGTCTATTTGCTAATGACGACACCTCCCCAGATGATTGGGGACGCTATAATCCCAACACTAATCGCTCTACGATTCGTGTTGACCCGCGCATTGGCAGTGGTGTTTTAACAGCAGGAGTCTATTATCTGGGCATCGCAGGGTACGATGTTGACCCGATTTCAGAACAGGGCTACATCTTCCCCAACGGACGACGCGAATTATATGGTCCGGAAGATGCGGTGCGATCGCCCCTGACTAACTGGCAAATCCGCCGTAACGTTGACTCACGCCTGTTGCCCTATACCATCACCCTGAAAGGGGCACGCTTTATCTCCCGTGTGTCTCCCACTCCAGCACCCACCCCGACTCCACCCCCCCCTTCCTTACCCACTCCCACCCCCACGCCGACTCCGACTCCAATACCGACCTCCAGTAGCACGCCCGCTCCGAGTAGTTCTGAACCTTCACCGAGTCCTAGCGTGACTCCATCCCCCTCCAGCCCTATTCCATCCCCAACCTCCAGCCCTATCCCGTCTCCAACCCCCGATCCCATCTCATCTCCAACCCCCGATCCAGACCCAGTATCTGTCCCTGAACCAAGTGCTATTGTGGGGTTATTGACCTTACTCACCTTAGGTTTTGGCTTTTTCCGTAAGCAAACGTGA